The proteins below come from a single Tissierella sp. MB52-C2 genomic window:
- a CDS encoding GlmL-related ornithine degradation protein has product MKIDLLVAEIGSTTTVVNGFHNLDTCPIFIGQGQSATTVLEGDVNIGLRNAIGDLAINLGEDNIEYKELIATSSAAGGLRMTVHGLVYDMTVKAAKEAALGAGANIKYITAGKLRKSDLRKIEEINPNIILIAGGVDYGERDTALYNAELISEMNLNIPVIYAGNIENREDIKDLFQHKETELYIVENVYPKIDELNVEPTRRVIQDVFESHIIHAPGMEKVRNMVTGPIMPTPGAVMRASELLYENIGDLITIDVGGATTDIHSVTEDSDEISRILINPEPKAKRTVEGDLGVYVNMRNIVEIVGREELVKELNITMEEMEDLIENHKPIPTTDLEKEFVEKLTLHATIMSIKRHGGKLKHLYGPSGKKTIAEGKDLTKVKYIIGTGGALTRLPNRKEILKEIAFSNKGNDLLPNSEAEILIDNHYIMASLGVMAKKYPEVALKLLENSLKGE; this is encoded by the coding sequence ATGAAGATTGATTTATTAGTTGCAGAAATAGGTAGTACTACTACAGTAGTCAACGGATTTCACAACTTAGATACCTGTCCAATATTTATAGGGCAGGGTCAATCTGCTACAACTGTATTAGAAGGAGATGTAAATATTGGTCTAAGAAACGCAATAGGAGATTTAGCCATAAACTTAGGAGAAGATAATATAGAATATAAAGAACTTATAGCCACTAGCTCTGCGGCAGGAGGACTTAGAATGACAGTCCATGGTCTTGTTTATGATATGACAGTAAAGGCTGCCAAAGAAGCGGCCTTAGGTGCAGGGGCTAATATAAAGTATATAACTGCTGGAAAACTTAGAAAGTCAGATCTAAGAAAAATTGAAGAAATAAACCCTAATATAATCTTAATAGCAGGTGGAGTAGATTATGGTGAAAGAGATACTGCTCTTTATAATGCAGAACTTATATCGGAAATGAATTTAAATATTCCAGTTATATATGCAGGAAATATAGAAAATCGCGAAGATATAAAGGATTTATTTCAGCATAAGGAAACAGAATTATATATAGTAGAAAATGTTTATCCTAAAATAGATGAATTAAATGTAGAACCTACAAGGAGAGTAATTCAAGACGTATTTGAAAGTCATATAATTCATGCACCAGGTATGGAAAAAGTGAGAAATATGGTTACAGGACCTATAATGCCAACTCCAGGAGCAGTAATGAGGGCATCAGAATTACTTTATGAAAATATTGGAGACTTAATCACAATAGATGTAGGCGGAGCAACAACTGATATTCACTCTGTTACAGAAGATAGTGATGAAATATCAAGAATATTAATTAATCCAGAACCAAAGGCTAAAAGGACTGTAGAAGGTGATCTTGGTGTCTATGTAAATATGAGAAATATAGTTGAAATAGTAGGTAGGGAAGAATTAGTTAAAGAACTTAATATTACAATGGAAGAAATGGAAGATTTAATTGAGAATCACAAACCAATTCCAACTACAGATTTAGAGAAGGAATTTGTTGAAAAACTAACTCTTCATGCTACAATCATGTCGATAAAACGCCATGGAGGAAAATTGAAACATTTATATGGACCATCAGGAAAGAAAACCATAGCAGAAGGCAAGGATTTAACGAAGGTAAAATATATAATAGGTACAGGTGGAGCTTTAACTAGATTACCAAATAGAAAAGAGATACTAAAAGAAATTGCCTTTTCTAATAAGGGAAATGATCTACTTCCAAACTCTGAAGCTGAAATTTTAATAGATAATCATTATATAATGGCTTCCCTAGGAGTAATGGCTAAGAAATATCCAGAAGTAGCATTGAAGCTATTAGAAAATAGTCTAAAAGGGGAATAG